The Nitrospirota bacterium genome contains a region encoding:
- a CDS encoding S8 family serine peptidase — protein MKIALRAGLIAMVMAIVIASGDVAWSVVPPGDSAGPTPVVTADRAPAEVVVRFKQGTTSGDKERAHIETDTEVLSEIPRLRMERLRSKRGESVDALLRSFAQNPNVEYVEPNYIVTASAVPNDPRFSDLWGLHNIGQTGGMVDADIDAPEAWDLQTGSSGLVVGVIDSGIDYNHPDLTANVWTNPGEVAGNGIDDDHNGYVDDIRGWDFVNNDNNPLDDYGHGTHVSGTIGAVGNNGVGVVGVAWQLKILPVKFLDATGTGTSFDAASAIVYAADMGAKVLNASWGCSNCFPQVVENAIAYADQQGVVFVASAGNEATNNDVIPSHPCGSSQPNVLCVAATTAQDGLASFSNYGAATVDLGAPGVSILSTVPNGGCAFCAPSRYLYASGTSMAAPHVAGAAALVFSESPTLSVAEVKQAILDTVDPVPALAGVTMTGGRLNAAAALAQVGPVDLTMTDVTPNAASVNAGSTLSVSDTTFNQGTSAAGSFTIAYHLSTNTSSGDGDDIAIATTRAVGSLGGGASNVASTALAISGGTPAGNYYVCAIADAASAVIETNEANNALCSPSTVTVPPPDLIVTSVFTGSSVLAPGDAFNVSDSVANQGGSAAGAFLVDFHLSSDPAYGGTDDITLSATRPVPSLSAGATSSGATTQTIPLTAPLGNYYVCAKADSGNAVSEGTAESNNTLCSAPTIRVAIPSTNLGGSGSSSTGGGSIASSSYRMEPGVVGQGVAGSGGQSAGYQLESGFGAQIVGQQ, from the coding sequence GTGAAAATCGCTCTTCGGGCCGGCTTGATCGCGATGGTCATGGCGATCGTCATTGCTTCCGGCGACGTGGCGTGGTCCGTGGTTCCGCCGGGCGATTCCGCCGGACCGACACCGGTCGTGACCGCGGATCGCGCGCCTGCCGAAGTCGTCGTTCGATTCAAACAAGGCACCACCTCAGGGGACAAAGAGCGAGCCCACATCGAGACTGACACCGAGGTCCTCTCGGAAATCCCTCGCCTGCGAATGGAGCGGCTGAGGTCAAAGCGGGGTGAGTCGGTGGACGCGCTGCTGCGATCCTTCGCCCAGAACCCTAACGTCGAGTACGTCGAGCCCAACTATATCGTGACGGCGTCAGCCGTGCCGAACGATCCGCGCTTCTCGGACCTGTGGGGCCTTCACAATATCGGTCAAACCGGCGGCATGGTCGATGCGGATATCGACGCCCCCGAGGCGTGGGACCTCCAGACCGGAAGCAGCGGTCTCGTTGTGGGGGTGATCGACAGCGGGATCGACTACAACCACCCGGATCTTACCGCGAATGTCTGGACCAACCCGGGAGAGGTCGCGGGCAACGGAATTGACGACGATCACAACGGGTACGTTGACGACATCCGTGGGTGGGACTTCGTCAATAACGACAACAACCCATTGGACGATTACGGGCATGGCACGCACGTCTCGGGCACGATCGGGGCGGTCGGGAACAACGGCGTGGGAGTGGTTGGCGTGGCCTGGCAGCTCAAGATCTTGCCCGTGAAGTTTCTGGACGCCACGGGGACGGGCACGTCGTTCGACGCCGCCTCCGCCATCGTCTACGCCGCGGACATGGGCGCGAAGGTGCTGAACGCCAGTTGGGGGTGCTCCAATTGCTTTCCGCAAGTTGTGGAAAACGCGATTGCTTACGCCGATCAACAGGGGGTGGTGTTCGTGGCGTCGGCGGGCAACGAGGCCACGAACAACGATGTGATCCCGTCCCATCCCTGCGGATCCAGCCAGCCGAACGTGCTCTGCGTGGCGGCCACCACTGCTCAGGACGGTTTGGCGTCGTTCTCGAACTACGGCGCAGCCACGGTGGACTTGGGGGCGCCGGGGGTCAGTATTCTGTCCACGGTGCCTAATGGCGGATGTGCGTTCTGCGCGCCGTCACGGTATCTGTACGCCAGCGGCACCTCCATGGCCGCGCCTCACGTCGCGGGGGCGGCCGCCCTCGTGTTCAGCGAGAGCCCCACGCTTTCGGTCGCTGAGGTCAAGCAGGCGATACTGGATACCGTCGATCCCGTGCCCGCCTTGGCCGGGGTGACGATGACTGGAGGAAGGCTCAACGCGGCAGCGGCCCTGGCGCAGGTCGGCCCTGTCGACCTGACCATGACCGATGTAACGCCGAACGCCGCGTCGGTCAATGCGGGGAGCACGCTATCGGTCTCTGATACGACTTTCAACCAAGGGACCAGTGCAGCGGGGAGTTTCACGATCGCGTATCACCTGTCCACCAACACGAGTTCCGGCGATGGCGACGATATCGCGATCGCCACCACGCGGGCAGTGGGCTCCCTGGGCGGCGGTGCGTCGAACGTGGCCTCCACCGCGCTGGCGATCTCAGGGGGAACGCCTGCCGGGAACTATTACGTGTGCGCGATCGCTGATGCTGCGTCCGCCGTCATCGAAACGAACGAGGCCAACAACGCCCTCTGCAGTCCATCGACGGTCACGGTTCCCCCGCCGGATCTGATCGTGACCTCGGTCTTCACCGGGTCATCCGTGTTGGCGCCTGGAGACGCGTTCAATGTCTCTGACAGCGTTGCCAATCAAGGTGGATCGGCGGCTGGAGCCTTTCTGGTCGACTTTCATCTGTCGTCGGATCCGGCCTATGGCGGCACGGACGACATCACGTTGAGCGCCACGCGACCAGTGCCCTCGCTCAGTGCGGGAGCCACCAGCAGTGGGGCCACCACACAGACGATCCCGTTGACGGCACCCCTCGGCAATTACTACGTGTGCGCCAAGGCGGACAGCGGGAACGCAGTCTCGGAGGGCACGGCCGAGTCCAACAACACCCTGTGCAGCGCCCCCACGATCAGAGTGGCAATCCCGTCCACGAATCTGGGCGGAAGCGGAAGCAGCAGTACGGGCGGTGGGTCCATCGCCTCGTCGTCGTACCGGATGGAGCCGGGCGTGGTGGGCCAGGGCGTGGCGGGTTCAGGAGGGCAGAGTGCGGGCTACCAGCTTGAATCCGGATTTGGAGCCCAGATCGTTGGGCAGCAGTAA
- a CDS encoding winged helix-turn-helix transcriptional regulator yields the protein MRKDDSFHLFRILDELSKNGEVTQRGLSRRLGVALGLTNLYVRRLGKKGLIKVVNLKANRLRYELTPSGIAQKTAMAFQYVQDSYVFYREARRTLTATFEAMKRTGVRSVVLYGAGDLAEIALLSLQEADLDLTGVVGLKHQGQSLCGKPVADPASLASIEYDRVVVVEREREDAMKCLADLGVDGSKIVCVGV from the coding sequence ATGAGAAAAGACGACAGCTTTCATCTCTTCCGCATCCTGGACGAACTCTCCAAGAACGGGGAGGTGACCCAGCGGGGGTTGAGCCGGCGGCTCGGGGTGGCCTTGGGATTGACCAATTTGTACGTGAGGCGGCTTGGGAAGAAGGGCCTGATTAAAGTGGTCAACCTCAAAGCGAACCGCCTCCGGTACGAACTGACGCCCAGCGGCATCGCGCAGAAGACCGCGATGGCGTTTCAATACGTTCAGGATTCCTACGTGTTCTACCGCGAGGCGCGACGGACGCTGACCGCAACATTCGAGGCGATGAAGAGGACGGGGGTACGGTCGGTGGTGCTGTATGGAGCAGGGGACCTCGCCGAGATCGCGCTGCTTTCGCTGCAGGAGGCTGATCTCGACCTGACCGGCGTGGTGGGCCTAAAACACCAGGGGCAGTCGCTGTGCGGGAAGCCGGTGGCCGACCCCGCGTCGCTGGCGTCGATTGAATACGACCGGGTAGTGGTGGTAGAGCGCGAGCGAGAAGACGCGATGAAATGTCTGGCGGATCTGGGAGTGGACGGTTCGAAAATCGTTTGCGTGGGAGTGTGA
- a CDS encoding tail fiber domain-containing protein, with amino-acid sequence MTQRIGILGVLVASLVIMGGLAQAQVPQLINYQGVLKNGGGTPITGTVSVTFSIYSGPSGGTALWSETQSVVVTGGLFNVLLGSSTAFPAYFFQGTTPDRYLGVKVGSDPEMTPRQRLVSVGYTLKAEDADSLGDRIAITDKPNQRVGVGTLSPQAKLHAEVTSPAGEGTMWAIQTLSNSSPLPSTIDTALRLRINDQSTANILSKQVFRLIYFRDAAATGSVTDFDSTMVLANFINSNAPYSLRGITVEGPQIATGRTLNEFIGLFVREPSVTGTIASNKAIVTDPRAGNIGFGVTNPTERLEVAGNVRATAYLTGSSRELKKGITPLGQNDYAKIMDQINDLQMVRYLYKTEDNRQPHLGVIAEESPKEILDETGKAVSLADYAGFILAGLKAQSEEIQALKAHIRDLESKLPAPENQAAARVE; translated from the coding sequence ATGACGCAGAGAATTGGAATCCTTGGAGTGCTGGTGGCAAGCCTAGTCATTATGGGAGGCCTGGCCCAGGCCCAGGTCCCCCAACTCATCAACTACCAAGGGGTGCTGAAGAACGGCGGGGGAACCCCGATCACGGGGACGGTGAGCGTCACGTTCTCGATCTATTCGGGTCCCTCGGGGGGCACCGCGCTCTGGAGCGAAACCCAGAGCGTGGTCGTCACGGGTGGACTATTCAATGTGTTGCTGGGCTCCTCCACCGCGTTCCCGGCGTACTTCTTTCAGGGCACCACCCCGGATCGCTATCTCGGGGTAAAGGTCGGAAGCGATCCGGAGATGACGCCGCGGCAGCGGCTGGTCAGCGTGGGATACACGCTCAAGGCCGAGGATGCGGACAGCCTGGGAGACCGGATTGCGATTACAGACAAGCCCAATCAACGGGTTGGAGTTGGAACGTTGAGTCCCCAAGCGAAACTTCACGCCGAAGTCACCAGCCCGGCTGGTGAAGGGACGATGTGGGCCATCCAGACGCTCAGTAATTCGTCTCCCTTGCCGAGCACTATTGATACAGCCCTCAGGTTGCGGATCAACGACCAGAGCACGGCCAATATTCTTTCCAAACAGGTGTTTCGGTTGATCTACTTCCGGGATGCGGCGGCGACTGGCTCGGTCACCGATTTTGATTCGACAATGGTGCTGGCCAACTTCATCAATTCGAATGCGCCGTACTCCCTACGTGGAATTACGGTCGAGGGGCCGCAAATCGCCACTGGGAGAACCCTGAATGAGTTCATTGGGCTGTTTGTTCGGGAGCCTTCGGTAACGGGCACGATCGCGAGTAACAAGGCCATCGTCACAGACCCCAGGGCTGGCAATATCGGGTTTGGGGTAACGAACCCCACCGAGCGTCTGGAAGTCGCGGGCAATGTCCGCGCGACCGCGTATCTCACCGGGAGTTCGCGAGAGTTGAAAAAGGGCATCACGCCTCTCGGGCAAAACGACTACGCCAAGATCATGGATCAGATTAACGACTTGCAGATGGTCCGGTATCTGTATAAGACAGAGGACAATCGGCAGCCTCACCTCGGCGTGATCGCGGAAGAGTCTCCGAAAGAGATTCTCGATGAAACCGGGAAGGCCGTCAGTCTAGCCGACTATGCGGGATTCATTCTGGCGGGCTTGAAGGCGCAGTCCGAGGAGATTCAGGCGCTCAAGGCGCACATTCGGGACTTGGAATCCAAACTTCCCGCGCCCGAGAATCAGGCCGCTGCACGAGTCGAGTGA
- a CDS encoding ABC transporter permease, whose product MKSQVMGVWHYRHFILSSIRNEFRSRFIRSRLGGLWMIIHPLAQAAIFALVLSQVMAARLPGMAGDKFAYAVYLLSGILAWSLFSEVIGRCVTLFIDNGNLLKKIAFPRISLPLIVAGSALVNNLLLFLAIIVVFGVLGHVPGIQIAWVPLLMLLTLALGLGVGILLGVFNVFIRDVGQVVPVALQLGFWFTPIIYPPNVVPEALRPIMNLNPMAMVVQSFHKALLFNTSPEFVSLGVVLLVTFALLGMALSVFRRAGAEMADVL is encoded by the coding sequence ATGAAATCCCAGGTGATGGGTGTCTGGCACTATCGCCACTTTATTCTCTCCTCCATCCGGAACGAGTTTCGCTCGCGGTTTATCCGCAGCCGCCTTGGCGGGCTGTGGATGATCATTCATCCCCTGGCCCAAGCCGCCATTTTCGCGCTGGTGCTGAGCCAAGTGATGGCCGCGAGGCTACCGGGTATGGCCGGAGACAAGTTTGCTTACGCCGTCTATCTTCTGTCCGGAATACTCGCCTGGTCGTTGTTTTCAGAGGTGATCGGCCGTTGCGTCACCCTATTCATCGACAATGGCAATCTGCTCAAGAAGATCGCGTTTCCCCGAATCAGCCTGCCGTTGATCGTGGCCGGCTCCGCGCTCGTCAACAACCTCCTCTTGTTTCTTGCCATCATCGTCGTCTTCGGTGTGCTGGGCCACGTACCCGGCATCCAGATCGCCTGGGTTCCGCTATTAATGCTGCTCACCTTGGCGCTCGGGCTTGGGGTCGGGATACTGCTCGGCGTGTTCAACGTATTTATCCGCGATGTGGGGCAGGTGGTGCCGGTAGCGCTGCAACTGGGCTTTTGGTTCACCCCCATCATCTATCCTCCGAATGTTGTTCCGGAAGCCCTGCGCCCGATAATGAACCTGAACCCCATGGCTATGGTGGTCCAGAGTTTCCACAAGGCCCTTCTCTTCAACACGTCTCCCGAGTTCGTTAGTCTGGGGGTGGTTCTTCTGGTTACTTTTGCGTTGTTGGGTATGGCGCTCAGCGTTTTTCGGCGTGCCGGTGCCGAAATGGCGGATGTGTTGTGA
- a CDS encoding acyltransferase has product MMGFLRFTLAMFVVTAHLTEGVRFFSHWGVFAVFGFYLISGYLMTLILHETYSFRFSSFVLNRFLRLFPIYYLVAVVSAYLILSVPASADFLSVWEVKYRASDFLGNGLIFPFEFYDASFRIVPSTWSIAVELINYFLLWLVVARSRSLALSTVLLTITYHVVTLAVGMDWSSRYRPFYAALLPFSLGACIYFCRDQLARLSISTIRYVAFGSFLVWVANLILCGVVAGMGGPHFDTFYYWNLVSLLALISCLTTSSLKSLSPRWGKIFGDLAYPAFLTHWIIGFAVSLFVLGGQRRGLALLALSVFPILAVSFALAWSADRWLEPLRDKVRRKVALPATVSSGQSKFERVFRKSFGWLRVSGVDNSD; this is encoded by the coding sequence ATGATGGGGTTCCTGAGATTTACCCTTGCGATGTTTGTGGTAACCGCGCATCTGACTGAAGGTGTGCGGTTCTTTTCACATTGGGGGGTGTTTGCAGTCTTCGGTTTTTACCTTATCTCCGGCTATCTGATGACCCTGATCCTTCATGAGACATATTCGTTTAGATTTTCGTCGTTTGTGTTGAACAGATTCTTGCGCTTATTCCCGATCTACTATCTTGTGGCAGTTGTTTCGGCATATCTTATCCTGTCTGTACCAGCGTCTGCTGACTTTCTCTCGGTATGGGAAGTTAAATATCGAGCATCAGACTTTTTGGGGAATGGACTAATCTTCCCTTTTGAGTTCTACGATGCGTCTTTCCGCATAGTGCCGTCCACGTGGTCTATAGCCGTCGAGCTAATCAACTACTTTCTGCTTTGGTTGGTTGTTGCACGAAGTCGCTCCTTAGCACTTTCTACCGTATTGCTCACGATAACCTACCACGTCGTTACCCTTGCAGTGGGGATGGACTGGAGTAGCCGATACCGCCCTTTTTATGCAGCGCTTCTCCCATTTTCTCTGGGGGCATGCATTTATTTCTGCCGTGATCAATTAGCGCGCTTGTCGATCTCTACTATTCGATATGTAGCCTTCGGTTCATTCCTGGTTTGGGTCGCGAATCTGATTCTTTGTGGTGTTGTGGCAGGGATGGGGGGGCCTCACTTTGACACCTTCTACTACTGGAACCTGGTCTCCTTGCTAGCTCTTATCTCTTGTCTAACCACTTCATCCCTGAAGTCTCTGTCCCCAAGGTGGGGAAAGATTTTTGGCGACCTGGCGTACCCGGCCTTTCTCACCCACTGGATCATTGGATTCGCCGTAAGTCTTTTCGTGCTAGGGGGGCAGAGGAGGGGTCTAGCGCTACTGGCTCTGTCTGTATTTCCGATACTTGCGGTGTCGTTTGCCCTAGCGTGGTCAGCTGACCGCTGGCTCGAGCCGTTGCGGGACAAGGTGCGAAGAAAAGTGGCTCTGCCCGCTACGGTCAGTTCAGGGCAAAGCAAATTTGAGAGAGTCTTCAGGAAGTCCTTTGGGTGGCTTAGGGTGTCCGGCGTGGACAATTCAGATTGA